In Halococcus saccharolyticus DSM 5350, one DNA window encodes the following:
- the aglG gene encoding glucosyl-dolichyl phosphate glucuronosyltransferase — MRVSVVLCTYDPAQFDVFSEAADTVLDQTHSPVELVIVVDGRPDLADRVRDAYGDRENVVIHCNDENRGLLESRNTGAELASGEVVAFVDDDVRADPEWIERLVGAYERTDARAVGGRIVPDWIAGRPDLLPAEFFWLVGVTHRGFGPDGDETAAGEVRNTFGSNISFDREVFLELGGFDPAIGGRKGDGNLQGGETELCARLGREYGHGVYYVPDARVAHKVFEYRTQPGWLADRAFWQGYSKRAMETFVADSTNEESAFLGRLLVEFFPGRLWAFLRKPSRERAARLVGLIAFTALVGIGYCYGLVQYPGDLGSTE, encoded by the coding sequence ATGCGGGTCTCGGTCGTCCTCTGTACGTACGATCCGGCGCAGTTCGATGTCTTCAGCGAGGCCGCCGACACCGTCCTCGACCAGACCCATTCACCTGTGGAACTCGTGATCGTGGTCGACGGGCGACCGGACCTTGCCGACCGAGTACGGGACGCGTACGGCGACCGCGAGAACGTCGTGATTCACTGCAACGACGAGAACCGGGGACTGCTCGAAAGCCGGAACACGGGCGCTGAACTCGCCTCGGGCGAAGTCGTCGCGTTCGTCGACGACGACGTTCGGGCCGATCCCGAGTGGATCGAGCGTCTCGTCGGGGCCTACGAGCGCACCGACGCCCGTGCTGTCGGTGGACGGATCGTTCCCGACTGGATCGCCGGTCGCCCCGATCTCCTCCCCGCGGAGTTCTTCTGGCTCGTCGGCGTCACCCACCGTGGGTTCGGTCCCGACGGCGACGAAACCGCGGCGGGCGAAGTCCGGAACACGTTCGGCTCGAACATCTCGTTCGACAGGGAGGTGTTCCTCGAACTCGGCGGGTTCGATCCAGCCATCGGTGGTCGGAAGGGCGACGGGAACCTCCAGGGCGGTGAAACCGAGCTCTGCGCCCGCCTCGGACGCGAATACGGTCACGGCGTCTACTACGTCCCCGACGCACGGGTAGCGCACAAGGTGTTCGAATACCGCACTCAGCCGGGGTGGCTCGCCGACCGCGCGTTCTGGCAGGGCTACTCGAAGCGAGCAATGGAAACCTTCGTCGCTGACTCGACCAACGAGGAAAGCGCGTTTCTCGGCCGGCTTCTCGTCGAGTTCTTCCCCGGTCGGCTCTGGGCTTTCCTCCGTAAGCCGTCGCGCGAGCGCGCAGCCAGGCTCGTTGGACTAATCGCGTTCACGGCGCTGGTTGGGATCGGCTACTGCTACGGCCTCGTCCAGTATCCCGGCGATCTCGGGTCGACGGAATGA
- a CDS encoding glycosyltransferase → MTALAGGRDGSAALRVLWLTPDKPADISVGRRRIAEHLRKDGIDVTLRGTTPRTVLASLRERDRYDVVVGTTRSGAMAGTVLKLLGTPFVVDHVDPIRQFADTHSSELALAVRVAENVAFTLADHTLYVYDEERDRVRRYARAATATDLGVAYDRFADPDPESVERARDRLAAAGIDASDRVAIYVGGLEPIYHIEALLAAMEHLDDWTLVVLGAGSLAEHVERAARDHENVVFPGTVDHDAVPGYLHAGDVGVSLVDDPHTLKVLEYAAAGLGVVQARGLAEERFGEHVTFCEPTPMAIARAVRRADDGEADDEDEAGDGSAATEAFQAFVREFDYERVAATYGKVLKGVARSGER, encoded by the coding sequence ATGACGGCCCTCGCCGGTGGACGGGATGGCAGTGCTGCGCTACGAGTGCTCTGGCTCACGCCCGACAAGCCGGCGGACATCAGCGTCGGGCGGCGGCGGATCGCCGAGCACCTCCGCAAGGACGGAATCGACGTGACGCTCCGCGGCACCACGCCACGGACGGTCCTCGCCTCGCTCCGCGAGCGCGACCGCTACGATGTCGTCGTGGGGACGACACGCTCTGGCGCGATGGCTGGCACCGTCCTGAAACTCCTCGGAACGCCGTTCGTGGTCGATCACGTCGATCCGATCCGTCAGTTCGCCGATACCCACTCGTCGGAACTCGCGCTCGCGGTCCGGGTCGCCGAGAACGTCGCCTTCACGCTCGCCGATCACACCCTCTACGTCTACGACGAGGAACGAGATCGCGTTCGGCGGTACGCCCGGGCCGCGACCGCAACCGACCTCGGGGTGGCGTACGACAGGTTCGCCGATCCCGACCCGGAGAGCGTCGAACGGGCGCGCGATCGCCTTGCCGCCGCGGGAATCGACGCCAGCGACCGAGTGGCGATCTACGTCGGCGGTCTCGAACCGATCTATCACATCGAGGCGTTGCTCGCGGCGATGGAACACCTCGACGACTGGACGCTGGTCGTGCTCGGCGCGGGATCGCTGGCGGAGCACGTCGAGCGCGCTGCCCGCGATCATGAGAACGTCGTCTTTCCCGGAACGGTCGATCACGACGCGGTGCCAGGCTACCTCCACGCTGGGGATGTCGGCGTCTCGCTGGTCGATGATCCACATACGCTGAAAGTGCTCGAATACGCTGCGGCGGGATTGGGCGTCGTGCAGGCTCGCGGACTGGCCGAGGAGCGCTTCGGCGAGCACGTCACGTTCTGTGAACCGACACCGATGGCCATCGCCCGTGCCGTGCGGCGAGCGGACGATGGTGAAGCCGACGACGAGGACGAAGCCGGCGACGGGAGCGCAGCCACCGAGGCGTTCCAGGCGTTCGTTCGCGAGTTCGATTACGAGCGGGTGGCGGCGACGTACGGGAAGGTACTCAAAGGCGTGGCGAGGAGTGGGGAGCGATAA
- a CDS encoding sulfatase-like hydrolase/transferase yields MQDVLFVTVDSLRADHVGRYGYDRDTTPVVDGLAANGHRFANAFAHACATRASFPSILTSTTAMMYGGYERVSDQQTLVTEALPDSYHTAGFHSNLYLAAEFGYSCGFDTFFDSKTDPSGLARLKQIVKERLDEDGRLYELLAGAVDTAEKEAGINVGSAYVRADEITDKAIEWADRQHDGLRFCWTHYMDVHHPYLPPERHQRALGLDPVSEREAVRLRRTMIEEPENLTDDERETLIDLYDAEIRFTDSEIGRLIERVRTTWGEDTIVIVTADHGEAFGEHGDFGHSQTFHDEMTHVPLVIDLGKTDDTQTQAPEGGAVHDEIVGLADVTPTIVDYAGGDQAESFTGHSLRPLLEGDKWPREHVVGDWSEDNRGGGERRYAYRDRRWKYIEIDGSGALYDLDADPSETTDVATEHPDECDRIRGVLDDHRRTIEATADDLDTVAMDEATKQRLRDLGYAE; encoded by the coding sequence ATGCAGGACGTCCTGTTCGTCACGGTGGATTCGCTCCGGGCCGATCACGTCGGTCGGTACGGCTACGACCGCGACACGACGCCGGTCGTCGACGGGCTCGCGGCGAACGGCCACCGCTTCGCGAACGCCTTCGCTCACGCGTGTGCGACTCGGGCCTCGTTTCCGTCGATCTTGACCTCCACGACCGCGATGATGTACGGCGGCTACGAGCGAGTTTCGGACCAGCAGACGCTGGTCACGGAGGCGTTGCCGGATAGCTATCATACCGCAGGGTTCCACTCCAACCTCTATCTTGCGGCGGAGTTCGGTTACAGCTGCGGGTTCGACACGTTCTTCGACTCGAAGACTGACCCCTCGGGGCTGGCCCGACTGAAACAGATCGTGAAGGAACGTCTCGACGAGGACGGACGGCTCTACGAACTCCTCGCGGGTGCGGTCGACACCGCCGAGAAGGAAGCCGGGATCAACGTCGGGTCGGCGTACGTCCGGGCCGACGAGATCACCGACAAGGCCATCGAGTGGGCCGACCGCCAGCACGACGGGCTGCGATTCTGCTGGACGCACTACATGGACGTCCACCATCCTTACCTACCCCCAGAACGCCACCAGCGCGCGCTCGGCCTCGACCCCGTGTCCGAACGCGAGGCCGTCAGGCTCCGCCGGACGATGATCGAGGAGCCGGAGAACCTGACTGACGACGAGCGCGAGACCCTGATCGATCTCTACGACGCCGAAATCCGCTTCACCGACAGCGAGATCGGGCGACTGATCGAGCGCGTCCGCACCACCTGGGGCGAGGACACGATCGTGATCGTGACTGCCGACCACGGCGAGGCGTTCGGCGAGCACGGCGACTTCGGCCACAGTCAAACCTTCCACGACGAGATGACCCACGTCCCGCTCGTCATCGATCTCGGGAAAACCGACGATACGCAGACGCAGGCCCCCGAAGGTGGGGCTGTTCACGACGAGATCGTCGGATTGGCCGACGTCACCCCCACGATCGTCGATTACGCTGGCGGCGACCAGGCCGAATCGTTCACCGGCCACAGCCTCCGGCCCCTACTGGAAGGCGACAAGTGGCCCCGCGAGCACGTCGTCGGCGACTGGAGCGAGGACAATCGGGGCGGCGGCGAGCGGCGGTACGCCTATCGCGACCGCCGGTGGAAGTATATCGAGATCGACGGATCGGGCGCGCTGTACGACCTCGACGCCGACCCGAGCGAGACGACCGACGTCGCAACCGAACATCCCGACGAGTGCGATCGGATTCGTGGGGTTCTGGACGACCACCGCCGCACGATCGAGGCGACCGCTGACGATCTCGACACCGTGGCAATGGACGAGGCCACGAAACAGCGCCTCCGGGACCTCGGGTACGCGGAGTGA
- a CDS encoding lipopolysaccharide biosynthesis protein, with protein MRIGQTSLVHFGSQIATSIFGFVVTVYLARELGDAVLGNYFLVVAVLVWLKVLGGQGIQMAVRKRISEGADEDEYLGAGLGLQLLTFGLLAAGVLIFREQVNDYVRTEAALPLVALLFTGLLLWQVRAALEGRHRVGLSSLLAPLDRTLRGILQVGVVAVGLGTVWWLLSGYAVAEFVTAAVGLALLGLRPRLPTREQVASMVDYAKYSWFSGIESRTFASMDTLVLGVSAFAISSGQIGTYEIAWNLASILAVFGASISTTLFPAISELSNADDFDAIDGLIDDAIAYSGLFVVPGLVGCLVVGERVLAIYGPEFTKGYTILVVLVVARLLYVYQSQFTNVLSAIDRPEITFRVNVAFVATNLGLNFALVYTVGWLGAAVATATSAAVGLVLSVGYLRRYVTIPVPTDELVSQAVAAVVMGGVVYAARGYAGVGIAWTFGLVALGGCVYFAMLTGLSRRFRATIGRNLPAIR; from the coding sequence ATGCGCATAGGCCAGACCTCCCTCGTCCACTTCGGTTCCCAGATCGCCACCTCGATCTTCGGGTTCGTGGTGACGGTGTATCTCGCGCGGGAACTCGGCGATGCGGTGCTCGGCAACTACTTCCTCGTCGTTGCAGTACTCGTCTGGCTGAAGGTACTCGGTGGTCAGGGCATCCAGATGGCGGTCCGCAAGCGCATCAGCGAGGGCGCGGACGAGGACGAATATCTCGGTGCGGGGCTCGGCCTTCAACTGCTCACGTTCGGGCTGCTCGCCGCTGGCGTCCTGATCTTTCGAGAGCAAGTCAACGACTACGTCCGGACGGAGGCGGCGCTGCCGCTGGTCGCGCTGCTGTTTACCGGACTCTTGCTTTGGCAGGTCCGTGCGGCGCTCGAAGGCCGTCACCGAGTTGGTCTGTCCTCGCTGCTCGCGCCGCTCGATCGAACCCTTCGAGGAATTCTCCAGGTCGGTGTCGTCGCTGTGGGCCTCGGCACGGTGTGGTGGCTGCTGTCGGGCTATGCGGTCGCGGAGTTCGTGACGGCGGCGGTCGGCCTCGCGCTCCTCGGTCTCCGGCCCCGACTTCCGACCCGCGAGCAGGTCGCGAGCATGGTCGACTACGCGAAGTACTCGTGGTTCTCGGGGATCGAGTCCCGGACGTTCGCCTCGATGGACACCCTCGTACTGGGTGTGTCGGCCTTTGCGATCTCCTCGGGACAGATCGGGACCTACGAGATCGCGTGGAACCTCGCCTCGATCCTCGCGGTGTTCGGGGCCTCGATCAGCACGACGCTGTTCCCGGCGATCAGCGAGCTGTCGAACGCCGACGACTTCGACGCGATCGACGGACTGATCGACGACGCGATCGCGTACTCCGGACTGTTCGTCGTCCCCGGCCTGGTGGGCTGTCTCGTCGTCGGCGAGCGCGTGCTGGCGATCTACGGCCCCGAGTTCACGAAGGGGTATACAATCCTCGTCGTGCTGGTGGTCGCTCGACTGCTGTACGTCTACCAGTCACAGTTCACGAACGTGCTGTCGGCGATCGATCGACCCGAGATCACGTTTCGCGTCAACGTCGCGTTCGTCGCGACCAATCTCGGTCTCAACTTCGCGCTCGTCTACACTGTCGGCTGGCTCGGCGCGGCCGTCGCCACCGCGACCTCCGCCGCCGTCGGCCTCGTGCTCTCCGTCGGCTACCTCCGCCGGTACGTCACGATCCCGGTCCCAACGGACGAACTCGTGAGTCAAGCCGTCGCTGCCGTTGTGATGGGTGGCGTGGTGTACGCCGCACGCGGGTACGCCGGGGTGGGGATCGCGTGGACGTTCGGTCTCGTCGCCCTCGGCGGTTGCGTCTACTTCGCCATGCTTACCGGTCTCTCGCGGCGATTTCGCGCGACGATCGGGCGGAACCTGCCGGCGATCCGATAG
- a CDS encoding sulfatase family protein: MTDTTDATSTSTTDSGGSADRPPNLLFVCVDCLRGDAIDTGWGKTPFIDSLVADGRSYANLHASATTTTPCVASLMTGQYGEHNGVRSLREARLSPDVTTLAERLHDAGYDTAAMVTGPLVAETDLDRGFDEYRYRENDVSVFDDWAWTAADRLTSLDAPFFCYLHLWELHEPISVPERYDDPEFGRWPYERALSALDAQLERLVDRVPDDTIIALHGDHGESITWRGHPFHALAKRVRDKVRYEFGVDTRSAERALDKLAETVSPVTIADRFIEDGHGETVFDFTANVPLVLSGPDIEAGRETTVCRQVDVFPTLLDVLGIEAETTDIDGESLADPDLVDRDAYVRACGAALRGHENWVRALRTADAKYVEYPDRDWEPELYDLADDPAERSPIDDPERARSLAKRFPTFDAVDGERLDIDERLHALGYR, translated from the coding sequence ATGACCGACACCACCGACGCAACCTCCACCAGTACCACCGACAGCGGCGGTTCGGCCGACCGTCCGCCGAACCTGCTGTTCGTCTGTGTCGACTGTCTCCGCGGTGACGCGATCGACACCGGATGGGGCAAAACCCCGTTCATCGACTCGCTGGTGGCGGATGGTCGCTCGTACGCGAACCTCCATGCCTCGGCGACTACCACGACGCCCTGCGTTGCGAGCCTGATGACCGGCCAGTACGGCGAACACAACGGCGTGCGCTCGCTCCGCGAGGCCCGCCTCTCGCCGGACGTGACGACGCTCGCCGAACGCCTCCACGACGCCGGCTACGACACCGCCGCGATGGTCACCGGCCCACTGGTCGCCGAGACCGACCTCGATCGGGGGTTCGACGAGTACCGCTACCGCGAGAACGACGTTTCGGTGTTCGACGACTGGGCGTGGACCGCGGCCGATCGGCTCACATCGCTCGACGCACCCTTCTTCTGCTATCTCCACCTCTGGGAGCTCCACGAGCCGATCTCGGTGCCGGAGCGCTACGACGACCCGGAGTTCGGCCGGTGGCCGTACGAACGCGCGCTGTCGGCACTCGACGCACAGCTCGAACGCCTGGTCGATCGGGTACCCGACGATACGATAATCGCACTCCACGGCGACCACGGCGAGAGCATCACGTGGCGCGGTCATCCGTTCCATGCGCTCGCCAAACGCGTCCGCGACAAGGTACGCTACGAGTTCGGGGTCGACACCCGATCCGCCGAACGCGCGCTCGACAAGCTCGCCGAAACCGTCTCGCCGGTTACGATCGCCGATCGCTTCATCGAGGACGGCCACGGCGAGACGGTCTTCGATTTCACCGCGAACGTGCCGCTCGTGCTTTCGGGGCCAGATATCGAGGCCGGCCGCGAGACCACCGTTTGCCGTCAGGTCGATGTGTTTCCGACGCTACTCGACGTGCTCGGGATCGAGGCGGAAACGACCGACATCGACGGGGAGTCACTGGCCGATCCTGACCTCGTGGACCGTGACGCGTACGTTCGGGCCTGTGGTGCGGCGCTCCGGGGCCACGAAAACTGGGTCCGTGCCCTCCGGACCGCGGACGCGAAGTACGTCGAATACCCCGACCGTGACTGGGAGCCGGAACTGTACGACCTCGCGGACGATCCCGCCGAGCGGTCGCCGATCGACGATCCCGAACGGGCGCGATCACTCGCCAAACGATTCCCGACGTTCGACGCGGTCGACGGCGAACGCCTCGACATCGACGAGCGGCTCCACGCCCTCGGCTACCGATGA
- a CDS encoding glycosyltransferase family 2 protein, translating to MSRDVSLPDSLRGDGPLVSVIVPTYDDSEYVGSALESIGAQTHDNVEIVVVDSSGVEWLHELAAEIEGLEYVFQEPRGLGAARNRGLDVATGEVIGFVDADDRWVPEKLERQFAALDDGADVVYSDVYLVEGDRTRRQSALPVRNPSTHHVDFLHEGGVPMPTVLARAACFDDERFDEDLPAVEDRHLWARLFARYTPARVAEPLAYYTRREESMSSDAETMYEAELSVIDDLCDRLPDLGPHRTALERKAQYKYGKRLLRAGDGRAARAPLRSAVAAGERDPRALALLALAYAPAGHARLLELLERLQERRHR from the coding sequence GTGTCGCGTGACGTTTCGTTGCCCGACTCGCTCCGTGGGGACGGGCCGCTGGTGTCGGTGATCGTCCCGACCTACGACGACAGCGAGTACGTCGGCAGTGCGCTGGAGTCGATCGGAGCGCAGACCCACGACAACGTCGAGATCGTCGTCGTCGACAGCTCGGGGGTGGAGTGGCTCCACGAACTCGCCGCCGAGATCGAGGGGCTCGAATACGTCTTCCAAGAACCACGGGGACTCGGGGCGGCGCGCAACCGCGGCCTCGATGTCGCTACTGGCGAGGTGATCGGCTTTGTCGACGCCGACGATCGCTGGGTGCCCGAAAAGCTCGAGCGACAGTTCGCGGCGCTCGACGACGGTGCGGACGTGGTGTATTCGGACGTCTATCTCGTCGAGGGCGATCGGACACGCCGCCAGTCCGCGCTCCCGGTCCGCAATCCGTCGACCCACCACGTCGATTTTCTCCACGAGGGTGGGGTGCCGATGCCGACGGTACTCGCGCGTGCAGCGTGTTTCGACGACGAGCGCTTCGACGAAGACCTCCCAGCGGTCGAGGACCGCCACCTCTGGGCGCGGCTGTTCGCGCGCTACACGCCCGCCCGCGTGGCCGAGCCGCTCGCGTACTACACCCGTCGAGAGGAGTCGATGAGTTCGGACGCCGAAACCATGTACGAGGCGGAGCTGAGCGTGATCGACGACCTCTGTGATCGATTGCCCGACCTCGGACCGCACCGCACGGCGCTCGAACGCAAAGCACAGTACAAGTACGGCAAACGACTGCTCCGTGCGGGCGACGGCCGCGCGGCACGGGCTCCGCTCCGATCGGCAGTCGCGGCCGGCGAGCGTGACCCACGGGCGCTCGCGCTCCTCGCACTCGCGTACGCGCCGGCTGGCCACGCGCGACTGCTCGAACTACTCGAACGGCTCCAGGAACGCCGTCATCGGTAG
- a CDS encoding TrmB family transcriptional regulator: MTDTDPTGTLDRVGLTEYEEAALTELLTLGRTTAPTLAEATGIPKARIYGVLDALADRGFVKVIPERPKRYQPRSPEAILDRAVENRRQDYEGFRTDLDDRREAFLAEFEPRYERSSEDVTPAEELFSVVDVGEPSESETRRLYHEAVRELRVISKSFEYLDTVAPALADALERGIDVDVLMLHPDNLSDSNATTQADIVERLQDEFPDVGLRFSTEQLPWRGTLADPSRDYETGTAILLVQEDEVPNHLRQAAITENGSFVAGLQRYFELIWEYESEAAYPGTEP; this comes from the coding sequence ATGACCGACACCGATCCCACTGGAACGCTCGATCGGGTGGGCCTCACCGAGTACGAGGAGGCTGCGCTCACCGAACTTCTCACCCTCGGACGGACGACCGCGCCGACGCTCGCCGAGGCCACTGGCATCCCGAAGGCGCGGATCTATGGCGTGCTCGACGCGCTCGCTGACCGTGGATTCGTGAAAGTAATTCCCGAGCGCCCGAAACGGTACCAGCCCCGTTCGCCCGAGGCGATCCTCGATCGCGCGGTCGAGAACCGTCGCCAGGACTACGAAGGGTTTCGCACCGACCTCGACGACCGCCGTGAGGCGTTCCTCGCAGAGTTCGAACCCCGGTACGAGCGATCGAGCGAGGACGTCACGCCCGCCGAGGAGCTGTTCTCAGTGGTCGACGTCGGCGAGCCGAGCGAGTCCGAAACCCGACGCCTCTACCACGAGGCAGTGCGCGAGCTCCGGGTCATCTCGAAGAGTTTCGAGTATCTCGACACCGTCGCGCCAGCGCTCGCTGACGCACTCGAACGCGGGATCGATGTCGACGTACTCATGCTCCACCCCGACAACCTTTCTGACTCGAACGCCACGACTCAGGCCGACATCGTCGAGCGGTTGCAGGACGAATTTCCCGACGTTGGGCTTCGCTTCAGCACCGAGCAGCTCCCGTGGCGAGGCACGCTCGCCGATCCGAGCAGGGACTACGAAACCGGCACCGCAATCTTGCTCGTTCAGGAGGACGAAGTCCCGAACCACCTACGTCAGGCCGCGATCACCGAAAACGGATCGTTCGTCGCAGGGCTCCAACGCTACTTCGAGTTGATCTGGGAGTACGAGAGCGAAGCGGCGTATCCGGGGACCGAGCCGTAG
- a CDS encoding NUDIX hydrolase N-terminal domain-containing protein: MTERDGEATNVLPLLDELRIIARNGLTYDGDPHDSYDKERYERILHLVSEWYGKTLKLPPDDVRERLTVEEFGAITPKIGATAAVFDDDSRILLIERADNGKWAVPGGHAMSGEPPTETAVRELREETGFDARIAELVDAYWIDAPDAYGPHGAVTLLYRCEITGGERRTSRESDTVSYRDIENVSVWHGKARRYALDARETWLDS, translated from the coding sequence ATGACCGAACGTGACGGAGAGGCGACAAACGTCCTTCCACTGCTCGATGAACTCCGGATCATCGCGCGGAACGGGTTGACCTACGACGGCGACCCGCACGATTCCTACGACAAAGAGCGCTACGAGCGGATACTCCACCTCGTGAGCGAGTGGTACGGCAAGACGCTGAAGCTGCCGCCTGACGACGTCCGTGAACGGCTTACTGTCGAGGAGTTCGGGGCTATCACGCCGAAAATCGGAGCCACGGCCGCCGTTTTCGACGACGATAGTCGAATCCTGCTGATCGAACGGGCAGACAACGGTAAGTGGGCAGTCCCCGGTGGACACGCGATGTCCGGTGAACCGCCGACGGAGACGGCGGTCCGCGAGCTACGTGAGGAGACGGGTTTCGACGCCCGGATCGCCGAACTAGTCGACGCCTATTGGATCGACGCACCCGACGCCTACGGTCCACATGGCGCTGTCACGCTCCTCTATCGGTGTGAGATCACCGGGGGAGAACGACGAACATCACGGGAAAGCGACACCGTCAGCTATCGCGATATCGAGAACGTCTCAGTCTGGCACGGCAAGGCTCGTCGGTACGCGCTTGACGCACGCGAAACGTGGCTCGATAGCTGA
- the aglJ gene encoding S-layer glycoprotein N-glycosyltransferase AglJ, with amino-acid sequence MVDRGEVCVLLPTYDEAATIGDVIAAFSDRGFSNVLVVDGHSTDGTREIAREHGARVLTQSGHGRGAGKGQAVREGVARADAPYVLLLDGDGTYRPEDADALLEPLLSGEAEHVIGDRYADMADGAMTRLNGVGNRLINRAFQYIHGRDLGDILSGYRAFTTASFERCNPSSEGFGIETELAVECVKRGIPTTVVPIRYRARPDGSETNLRPVRDGGKILLTLYRLAKTNNPLFYFGSAGGLAGLVGAVVAAYVAIEWITLGISHEVLAVASAFAIIVGVQLVMFGVLSDMILAINREQTRRFEELVGRRRADRPPSSAPRTQSRSGDYTDPDTESSADRPLVSERGEPRDDRRRSRHARNDGGESEAVEPETDGERPSG; translated from the coding sequence ATGGTCGATCGCGGCGAGGTCTGTGTGTTGCTCCCGACATACGACGAAGCCGCGACCATCGGCGACGTCATCGCGGCGTTCAGTGATCGCGGCTTTTCGAACGTGCTCGTCGTCGACGGCCACTCGACCGACGGGACGCGGGAGATCGCTCGCGAGCACGGCGCGCGCGTCCTCACCCAGTCCGGCCACGGCCGCGGCGCTGGCAAAGGTCAGGCGGTTCGAGAGGGTGTCGCCCGCGCGGACGCGCCGTACGTCCTCTTGCTCGACGGCGACGGCACCTACCGACCGGAGGACGCCGACGCGCTGCTCGAGCCCCTGCTGAGCGGCGAGGCCGAACACGTCATCGGCGATCGATACGCCGATATGGCCGACGGCGCGATGACTCGGCTCAACGGCGTCGGCAATCGGCTGATCAACCGCGCGTTCCAGTACATTCACGGCCGCGATCTCGGTGACATCCTGAGCGGCTATCGCGCGTTCACGACCGCCTCCTTCGAGCGATGTAACCCTTCGTCGGAGGGGTTCGGAATCGAGACCGAGCTCGCCGTCGAGTGTGTCAAGCGCGGGATCCCGACGACGGTGGTCCCGATCCGGTATCGGGCGCGTCCCGACGGCTCGGAGACCAATCTCAGACCCGTCCGCGACGGCGGGAAGATCCTCCTGACGCTCTACCGGCTCGCGAAGACCAACAACCCGCTCTTCTACTTCGGTAGTGCGGGTGGTCTCGCGGGGCTCGTGGGGGCCGTCGTGGCTGCGTACGTCGCCATCGAGTGGATCACGCTTGGGATCTCCCACGAGGTGCTCGCGGTCGCGTCGGCTTTTGCGATCATCGTCGGCGTCCAACTAGTGATGTTCGGCGTGCTCTCGGACATGATCCTCGCGATCAACCGCGAGCAGACCCGGCGATTCGAAGAGCTCGTCGGTCGCCGTCGCGCCGACCGTCCGCCGTCGTCAGCACCGCGCACGCAGTCGAGATCCGGTGATTACACCGATCCCGACACCGAGTCGAGTGCCGACCGGCCCCTGGTCTCCGAGCGTGGCGAACCGCGAGACGACCGTCGGCGGAGTCGCCACGCACGAAACGACGGCGGCGAGAGCGAGGCCGTCGAGCCGGAAACGGACGGCGAACGGCCGAGCGGCTAA
- a CDS encoding DUF5789 family protein has protein sequence MAARPPQDDAEEPDTLAFGIAALDDRLDRADLVFPAENDEIVRTLGDPDVPYDPSGRSMALSTALEQVERDRFDSEGALLDALHPVFEERRQSGPTGLLDRLRSLF, from the coding sequence ATGGCCGCACGACCCCCACAGGACGACGCCGAGGAACCCGACACCCTCGCGTTCGGGATCGCCGCGCTCGACGACCGTCTCGACCGTGCCGATCTCGTCTTCCCCGCCGAAAACGACGAGATCGTCCGGACGCTCGGCGATCCCGACGTGCCGTACGATCCATCCGGCCGCTCGATGGCGCTTTCTACGGCACTCGAGCAGGTCGAGCGGGACCGCTTCGACTCGGAGGGCGCGCTGCTCGACGCGCTTCATCCCGTTTTCGAGGAACGGCGTCAGTCCGGACCCACAGGACTCCTCGATCGGCTCCGATCGCTGTTTTAG
- a CDS encoding ribbon-helix-helix domain-containing protein has translation MTDYTTVSIPKDLADRVEETIEGTSFQSTSDLVRFLLRSIVIQHQQQGELTEAQFDEIAEQLQDLGYLQ, from the coding sequence ATGACCGACTACACCACCGTCTCGATCCCGAAGGACCTCGCCGATCGGGTCGAGGAGACCATCGAGGGGACGAGTTTCCAGTCGACCAGCGACCTCGTGCGATTCCTGCTCCGGAGCATTGTGATCCAACACCAACAACAGGGCGAACTCACCGAGGCCCAGTTCGACGAGATCGCCGAACAGCTCCAGGAC